The Tenrec ecaudatus isolate mTenEca1 chromosome 9, mTenEca1.hap1, whole genome shotgun sequence genome window below encodes:
- the OR6B1 gene encoding olfactory receptor 6B1 → MEVENQTRVTKFVLVGFPGTWGVRAAIFLMFLVAYMLTVAENLIIILLVQQNRPLHKPMYFFLANLSFLETWYISVTVPKLLVSFWSVNNTIPFTHCMTQLYFFIALMCTECVLLAAMAYDRYVAICRPLHYPTVMSHGLCARLALGSWVIGFGISLAKIYFISRLSFCGPNVINHFFCDISPVLNLSCTDMSTAELVDFVLALVIFLFPLAITALSYGCILATVVRMPTGKQKAFSTCASHLVVVTVFYSATIFMYARPRAIHAFNMNKVISIFYAIITPALNPFIYCLRNREVKEALRKLVSCQPARSD, encoded by the coding sequence ATGGAGGTGGAGAACCAGACCCGGGTGACCAAGTTCGTTCTGGTGGGCTTCCCCGGCACTTGGGGGGTGCGTGCCGCGATATTCCTGATGTTCCTTGTGGCCTACATGCTGACCGTGGCTGAAAACCTGATCATCATCTTGCTGGTGCAACAGAACCGTCCGCTGCACaagcccatgtacttcttcctggcCAACCTGTCCTTCCTGGAGACCTGGTACATCTCTGTAACGGTGCCCAAGCTGCTGGTCAGCTTCTGGTCCGTGAACAACACCATCCCCTTCACCCACTGCATGACCCAGCTCTACTTCTTCATCGCGCTCATGTGCACGGAGTGTGTGCTCCTGGCTgccatggcctatgaccgctacgtGGCCATCTGCCGCCCACTCCACTACCCGACCGTGATGAGCCACGGGCTCTGCGCCCGCCTGGCTCTCGGGTCTTGGGTCATTGGCTTCGGCATCTCCCTGGCGAAGATCTACTTCATCTCCCGCCTCAGCTTCTGCGGCCCCAACGTCATCAACCACTTCTTCTGTGACATCTCTCCTGTGCTCAACCTCTCCTGCACCGACATGTCCACAGCGGAGCTGGTGGACTTCGTCCTGGCCCTGGTCATCTTTCTCTTCCCGCTGGCCATCACCGCGCTGTCCTACGGGTGCATCCTGGCCACCGTCGTGCGCATGCCCAcggggaagcagaaagccttctccacGTGCGCCTCTCACCTGGTGGTGGTCACGGTCTTCTACTCTGCCACGATCTTCATGTACGCGCGGCCCCGGGCCATCCACGCCTTCAACATGAACAAAGTCATTTCCATCTTCTATGCCATCATCACCCCTGCGCTGAACCCTTTCATCTACTGCCTGAGGAACCGCGAGGTCAAGGAGGCTCTGAGGAAGCTGGTCTCCTGCCAGCCGGCCCGCTCGGACTAG